From the Lathyrus oleraceus cultivar Zhongwan6 chromosome 4, CAAS_Psat_ZW6_1.0, whole genome shotgun sequence genome, one window contains:
- the LOC127136175 gene encoding uncharacterized protein LOC127136175, with amino-acid sequence MAVVVVLSCDGGGGGWTESRSGFGEGDSGLVLAVEGGLLGGACWRKKEARFEELVKLFPHYNGAVIEASKCIKFENGLHPEIKRDIGYQQTCQLPELVSKGKKPSGGGTLTPIKCYKCGGAGHHANECKSDEKKCFNYGKLGNLISDCKTNVPTCYNCGEPGHINTNCQNPKKAQSRGKVFALAGSQTTSSDRLVRGISYIHNIPLIVIIDTVSTLSSGLIIDTPTNGSVNTYLIFLNCPLSIYGRDFGVDLIFLPLSDLDVILEMNWLELNYIHINYYNKLIFHQKEMDFVIDLVLGTIHVSMEPYIISSSELGELKIHLGALLENKFIKPSVSPWGAQVLLVKKNDGSIRLCVDYR; translated from the exons ATGGCGGTGGTGGTTGTTTTGAGTTGCGACGGTGGAGGTGGTGGTTGGACGGAGTCTCGATCTGGTTTTGGG GAAGGTGACAGTGGATTAGTTCTCGCGGTGGAGGGTGGGCTTCTTGGCGGCGCCTGTTGGAGGAAGAAGGAGGCGAG GTTCGAGGAACTTGTGAAATTGTTTCCACATTATAATGGTGCAGTTATAGAGGCTTCTAAATGCATTAAGTTTGAGAATGGGTTGCATCCTGAGATCAAGCGGGATATTGGTTATCAACAGACTTGCCAGCTTCCGGAACTG GTTTCAAAGGGtaagaagccaagtgggggagggACTCTCACTCCTATCAAATGCTACAAGTGTGGTGGTGCAGGACATCATGCCAATGAATGCAAAAGTGATGAAAAGAAGTGCTTCAACTATGGGAAGCTAGGAAACCTTATTTCTGATTGTAAGACTAATGTGCCAACTTGTTACAATTGTGGGGAACCTGGTCACATCAACACCAACTGTCAAAATCCAAAGAAAGCTCAATCTAGAGGGAAAGTGTTTGCACTGGCAGGATCTCAGACTACCAGTTCCGATAGGTTGGTTCGAGGTATAAGCTACATTCATAACATTCCTTTGATTGTCATTATTGACACAG TGTCTACTTTGAGTAGTGGACTAATTATCGATACTCCAACTAATGGGTCAGTGAATACTTATTTAATATTCTTGAATTGTCCTCTATCAATCTATGGTAGAGACTTTGGTGTGGACTTGATTTTTCTTCCACTAAGTGATCTTGATGTCATTCTAGAGATGAACTGGTTGGAACTCAACTATATTCATATCAATTACTACAATAAGTTA ATTTTCCACCAGAAAGAGATGGATTTTGTTATTGATCTTGTTCTTGGTACTATACATGTTTCTATGGAACCATACATAATATCATCATCAGAGCTAGGAGAACTAAAGATTCATTTGGGAGCCTTACTTGAAAATAAATTTATCAAACCAAGTGTGTCACCTTGGGGAGCTCAAGTGTTGTTGGTAAAGAAGAATGATGGTAGTATACGACTATGTGTTGATTATCGATAG